In Apis cerana isolate GH-2021 linkage group LG6, AcerK_1.0, whole genome shotgun sequence, the following are encoded in one genomic region:
- the LOC107993637 gene encoding terminal nucleotidyltransferase 4B-like, which produces MDPTIGWYQPEQFGPAKDLWLHIWEAEKGLDILTLKNDSSSNVMGVKLQQDFISLDSLNSRTGDRMQHNTCNSYYNPSRRKGDNRASTYGMNYNYDALVGEYGGCPWRVPNKHYSKGVIGLHEEIEDFFAYMCPSNEEHSLRIRVVKRIEQVIYDLWPDSKVEVFGSFRTGLYLPTSDIDLVVIGMWTNLPLRTLERALLDQNIAEPSSIKVLDKASVPIVKLTDKETEIKVDISFNMNNGVKSADLINSFKKRFPVLEKLVMVLKQFLLQRDLNEVFTGGISSYSLILMTISFLQLHPRQNAYCSNANLGVLLIEFLELYGRKFNYVKTGIRVKDGGTYISKEEVQRDMIDGHRPSLLCIEDPLTPGNDIGRSSYGALYVKDAFDWAYYVLSQAVSPLNILVNDANKVSILGRIIRVTDEVIEYRKWIKETFPLPLSEVDSLSSSTGSDASTLSAPASDTDSECSRGNSPNTSGKGEDRNKERHVYNNQHTHHHSQWKKPFKATAHGNHHHNSRGNYHHRGINNNNISGQSKAKHSLHSNGNNNNSHSPSSRSQTVKRKKHCITPRTGDCVR; this is translated from the exons ATGGATCCGACTATCGGTTGGTATCAACCGGAGCAGTTCGGCCCTGCTAAGGATTTGTGGTTACACATTTGGGAAGCTGAAAAAGGCTTGGATATTTTAACGTTGAAAAACGATTCGTCTTCGAATGTAATGGGTGTGAAGCTTCAACAAGACTTCATATCTTTAGATTCTCTCAATTCTCGTACGGGAGATCGCATGCAACATAATACTTGTAATAGCTATTATAATCCATCGCGTAGGAAAGGTGATAATCGTGCTAGTACCTACGGCATGAACTACAATTATGATGCCTTAGTTGGCGAATACGGTGGTTGTCCATGGCGAGTACCCAATAAACATTATTCAAAAGGTGTTATTGG ATTACAtgaagaaattgaagatttttttgcTTATATGTGTCCCTCTAATGAAGAACATAGTTTACGAATACGTGTTGTCAAAAGGATAGAACAAGTAATATATGATCTCTGGCCAGATTCTAAGGTTGAAGTATTTGGCAGCTTTCGTACTGGTTTATATTTACCTACAAG TGATATAGATTTAGTAGTAATAGGAATGTGGACAAATCTTCCATTACGCACTTTGGAACGTGCTTTATTGGATCAAAATATTGCTGAACCATCTTCTATTAAGGTTTTAGATAAAGCTAGTGTTCCAATTGTCAAGTTGACTGATAAAGAAACTGAAATTAAAGTAGATATCagttttaatatgaataatggcGTTAAATCTGCAGAtttgataaattcttttaaaaagaggTTTCCAGTACTAGAAAAGCTAGTTATGGTATTAAAGCAATTCTTGTTACAAAGAGACCTGAATGAAGTATTTACTGGTGGAATCTCATCATATAGTTTAATACTTATGACTATCAGTTTTTTAcag ttaCATCCTAGACAAAATGCTTATTGTTCAAATGCTAATCTTGGGGTGctgttaatagaatttttggaattatatggtaggaaatttaattatgttaaaacaGGAATTCGTGTAAAAGATGGTGGTACTTACATATCAAAGGAAgag gttCAAAGAGATATGATAGATGGCCATCGACCTTCTTTATTATGCATAGAAGATCCACTTACACCAGGAAATGATATTGGTCGTAGTAGTTATGGTGCTCTATATGTAAAAGATGCATTTGATTGGGCTTATTATGTCCTTTCACAAGCAGTTAgtcctttaaatatattagttaaCGATGCAAATAAAGTAAg tataCTAGGAAGAATAATTCGAGTGACAGATGAAGTAATAGAATACCGAAAATGGATTAAAGAAACATTCCCATTACCTTTGAGTGAAGTAGATTCATTATCAAGTTCTACTGGTTCTGATGCTTCAACACTATCTGCTCCAGCTAGTGATAcg gatTCTGAATGTAGTCGTGGAAATTCTCCTAACACTAGTGGAAAGGgagaagatagaaataaagaaagacatgtatataataatcagcATACTCATCATCATTCACAATGGAAAAAACCATTTAAAGCAACTGCTCATG gtAATCACCATCATAATTCCAGAGGAAATTATCATCATcgtggaataaataataataatataagtggACAAAGTAAAGCAAAACATTCTCTTCATagtaatggaaataataataatagccaTAGTCCAAGTTCAAGGTCACAAACcgttaaacgaaaaaaacatTGCATTACACCTCGTACTGGAGATTGTGTACGGTGA